Genomic segment of Fusobacterium sp. SYSU M8D902:
TTTTCACAATGTAGTAATTTTTTTAATAACTCTCTGGTTTCTTCAACTAAATAATTTGCTTTTGAAGCTAACTTATGTTGTCCTCTTCCTACATTGACTCCATTCTCTCTATAGAAACTATCCATAAAAGAGTACACTTGCTCAGGCTTTGGAAATGTAGTGGCTGAATTATCAAAATATGCTATTTTCATCTAAATCCCCCTAACAAAATTTCTCCAATATCTCTATTAATATCTGTCTTATCTCCTGTTGAGATATTGATTCCCCCATCTCATCTATAGAACTCAATAGATCGTTATAAAGTAAACTTGCTCTTCTTGTATATTCTACTTTATCAAAAGTTTTAGCCTGTTCATTTCCATTTTCATTTACAAAAGTTATTTTATAAGAATTATTTTTCCCCTCTTCTTTATTCAAAGAATTACTATTAAACTCCTCTACAGTAATTTTAAACTCTTTAACTTCTTGTAAAAATTTAATTATTATACTATTATTCCAATCTTCTACTCTTAAAGAGGTTAACATTCTTGCTATTTTTTCAATAAAAACTATCTCATTATTTTTAGAACTACGAATTAATTCCAAAACTCTACTTTCATTCTTATTAAAAATATGTTCTTTAGTTTTTTCATTTAATTCTTCTTCCCAATTTTTCATTATTGAAATTAGAGATTGGTCACTATTTTTACTAAATATTTTCTTCACATCTTCTATTAATCTCAATTTTAATTTCTCTAATAATCCTTCAAAATATACCTTTGTTCTTTTTATATCTTGTAATATATCTAAGTCTAATTTATTATATCCATATATATTCATCAGTTTCTCAAAAATATACTCTCTTGGATTATCTATTTCTAATTTTAAACTATTTAAAAACTCTTTTTTTACTCTTTCTATCTCTTGATATTGATCTTCTCCAACATATTCACTTATTGTTTCCTTACTATATTTTGGTAAAGATAAATACCATTGTTTCATACTTCCAACTTGATATTTGAAATTATTTAGTCCCCCATTATCTCCAACTGTATACTCGTCAAATATTTTTGTTAACTCTGTCAGGTAATTCCCTTTTTCCTCATTCCAATCTTCAATATATACTGAATAACTCTCTGGATTTTCATTTATCTTATTTAAAAGTTCAACATCTATTTTTTCTTCTACTTCATTATTCTTAATTATTAAGAACTTTTTATATTTATGTATTAATAGAGCTAAATATATTGGAATTACTCCTCTTTTTATTCCAATATTATTTTCTGGTAATAATAATCTATCATATAATTCCTTAAAGTTTCTCCAATTTGATATTATCTCCTTAGATAAAAATCCATCTATAATTTTTAAAATATTTTTTAATTTTTCATCCTCTATATCTAGGTTAATTTCCAAATTATCATATATATTCTTTTTTAATATTCCTTTATTTAAAAGTAAACTTCTAACTATAGTTACTTCTTGTCCTGTACCTCTTAAAGATAGATTTTCTTCTAAAACATTATCTAATAATTTTCTTACTATCTTATTTCTGCTATTTAATGTTGCTGTAGATATAATATTTTTATTTATAGTTTCATTATTTATCAATGGTGTTTTATAAAAAATTTTTTCACATATATCTGACAAGAGATTTGAAAGGTGAGCTTTTCTATAAATTCCTCTCTTTTCTCCCAAATAATAATATTCAACCTCTAATCTTTCTGGACGAACAAAGGAATCTATATAATTAAAAATAACCTCTTGTAAATCATTTTGAATTAACTCATATTCATCTCTTAAAACACTATCATCTTGTGCTAGTCGTTTTAACTCCTCTATACTTTTATATCTATATATTAGACTACTGATATTCTTGTATTTTTTAGGGAGTATGAATATCATCTGTTCATCTTTAATTTCGCTCTTTAACTTCTCCTGTAAGTCTTCTATATTATCTTGTGAAGCTGGAATTACCCCAAAAACAACTCCATCACTAAACTCATCCCTTATTTCTAAATATCTTTTACTATAAATATCTCCACTTTTTATAAAAACAAAATTAAAATATCTCATTATTTCATTTTCATCATTATATCTAGTTGGATAAAGAAAATTATCAAATGGTAAGTTATTAAGTAAATCTATATAAGGTATTTTAGTTAAGTGTTTCTCTCTATATCTTATAATTTCATTCTCTATATCTACACCACTACTTTCTTTTATCTTTAAGTAATTATTACTCAATTTTAAATAGACTATACATTCTTTTTCTTGTAATTTCTTTAAAACTTCAATTATAGTTTCAACGGAATATTCACTTTTATATATCTCTATTATTGTATCGCGAGTAGGAGCTATTC
This window contains:
- a CDS encoding restriction endonuclease subunit S, whose protein sequence is MGKKHIETVKDFQTSINIALDLYDDRKIENFIPTVSAIKIIEEILLSTNINSTQRAKMLVGAYGRGKSHIVLVALSVLFKKNKEIFARVLEKIKSYNKDMYEFISSYIESDRKILPIVISGNGSTLSQSFLLGLQQTLKNEDLEELIPDTNYSAVIATIENWKDNYPETYEKLKEKLEQPITNFILKIKEYDFESYKRFELIYPQLTSGSSFNPFNGIDIVDLYEKVAIKLKEKGYLGIYVVYDEFSKYLEGNIENTGNNEVKLLQDFAEKCNRSGSLQLHLLLISHKELSNYFSKNLTKEKIDAWTGVSGRFKEILVQDNFEQTYDVISQVIKKDEKYWKKFQIKYKDNFEILQESTTITEGLNVGREDRENIIKGCYPLHPISTFILPRISEKIAQNERTLFTFLSAEQKYTLNSYLKTYDEDKFKIITPDYIFDYFDPLLKKENYNSDIYKTYKLLKTVLVKVEENSLESKILKTIALIYFIEQFERIAPTRDTIIEIYKSEYSVETIIEVLKKLQEKECIVYLKLSNNYLKIKESSGVDIENEIIRYREKHLTKIPYIDLLNNLPFDNFLYPTRYNDENEIMRYFNFVFIKSGDIYSKRYLEIRDEFSDGVVFGVIPASQDNIEDLQEKLKSEIKDEQMIFILPKKYKNISSLIYRYKSIEELKRLAQDDSVLRDEYELIQNDLQEVIFNYIDSFVRPERLEVEYYYLGEKRGIYRKAHLSNLLSDICEKIFYKTPLINNETINKNIISTATLNSRNKIVRKLLDNVLEENLSLRGTGQEVTIVRSLLLNKGILKKNIYDNLEINLDIEDEKLKNILKIIDGFLSKEIISNWRNFKELYDRLLLPENNIGIKRGVIPIYLALLIHKYKKFLIIKNNEVEEKIDVELLNKINENPESYSVYIEDWNEEKGNYLTELTKIFDEYTVGDNGGLNNFKYQVGSMKQWYLSLPKYSKETISEYVGEDQYQEIERVKKEFLNSLKLEIDNPREYIFEKLMNIYGYNKLDLDILQDIKRTKVYFEGLLEKLKLRLIEDVKKIFSKNSDQSLISIMKNWEEELNEKTKEHIFNKNESRVLELIRSSKNNEIVFIEKIARMLTSLRVEDWNNSIIIKFLQEVKEFKITVEEFNSNSLNKEEGKNNSYKITFVNENGNEQAKTFDKVEYTRRASLLYNDLLSSIDEMGESISQQEIRQILIEILEKFC